The Chthoniobacterales bacterium genome has a window encoding:
- a CDS encoding DUF2442 domain-containing protein translates to MKRPVRVSSLPGGKISVVFSDGLEGVIDMSCSVGRGVFAPLADPQVFAGVHIGDHGQIAWSEDIEICPDAAYLEVVELNARQPVHA, encoded by the coding sequence ATGAAACGCCCTGTTCGAGTATCGTCGCTGCCTGGCGGCAAGATCTCGGTGGTCTTTTCAGACGGTTTGGAGGGTGTGATCGATATGTCCTGCTCTGTTGGTCGCGGGGTCTTTGCGCCTCTTGCGGATCCGCAGGTTTTTGCCGGTGTGCATATCGGTGATCATGGGCAGATCGCTTGGAGCGAAGATATAGAGATTTGCCCGGATGCCGCTTACCTTGAGGTTGTTGAGCTGAACGCCCGACAACCGGTCCATGCTTGA